A single region of the Leptodactylus fuscus isolate aLepFus1 chromosome 5, aLepFus1.hap2, whole genome shotgun sequence genome encodes:
- the LOC142205058 gene encoding lactosylceramide 4-alpha-galactosyltransferase-like translates to MKLSKYLSSGVTVTIKSWSMTLVSVSSLSFIFLFVYLKFTSIREEEAHLHHLPNKVTCPDSILNEPNSFQTGGPGGGIFFLETSDRTSPTFQVMCAVESAARTNPHTKITIMMNGLMGNNQSLSLPQNIGISLLSCFSNVEFIPLDFKMLFSDTPLSTWYSKVERHWELVDYIILADACRLAALWKWGGIYLDTDFIILKNLVNITNSMGLQSQYIINVAFLTFKPQHKFIEICMKDFVTSYNYWLYGHQGPQLLTRVYKRWCGIRRLRDKNSCRGVNVLPKEAFYPVDWQDWRKYFEVIELKEVMRLLSNSYGVHLWNKKSRGNRVQEGSFLEHLQVEYCPTTNSLMKMYL, encoded by the coding sequence ATGAAGCTATCCAAGTATCTGTCCTCGGGGGTAACAGTGACTATTAAGTCATGGTCAATGACATTGGTTTCCGTCAGTTCACTTTCCTTCATATTCCTCTTTGTGTACTTAAAGTTCACTTCCATCAGAGAAGAAGAAGCTCACTTACACCATTTACCTAACAAGGTCACCTGTCCAGATTCCATCCTGAATGAACCCAACAGCTTTCAAACTGGTGGTCCTGGTGGTGGCATCTTCTTCTTGGAGACCTCAGACAGGACTAGTCCAACCTTCCAAGTAATGTGTGCTGTAGAGTCAGCAGCTCGAACCAACCCCCATACAAAAATAACTATAATGATGAATGGGTTAATGGGCAACAACCAATCGCTATCACTACCTCAAAATATTGGCATTTCTCTTCTCAGTTGCTTTTCAAACGTGGAGTTCATTCCTCTGGACTTCAAGATGCTGTTTTCAGATACGCCTCTGAGCACATGGTATTCTAAAGTAGAAAGGCACTGGGAATTAGTGGACTACATAATTCTTGCAGATGCCTGCCGATTGGCCGCTCTTTGGAAATGGGGTGGAATTTACCTGGATACAGATTTCATCATCCTGAAAAATTTGGTCAACATCACAAATTCGATGGGCTTGCAATCACAATACATCATCAATGTAGCCTTTCTCACCTTCAAACCTCAACACAAGTTCATTGAGATCTGCATGAAGGATTTTGTAACCTCTTACAACTACTGGTTGTATGGGCACCAAGGTCCTCAGCTTCTGACTCGGGTTTACAAGAGGTGGTGTGGAATCCGAAGACTGAGGGACAAAAATAGTTGTAGAGGGGTAAATGTTCTTCCTAAGGAGGCCTTCTACCCAGTCGACTGGCAGGACTGGAGGAAGTACTTTGAGGTGATTGAGCTGAAAGAGGTAATGAGGTTGTTGAGCAACAGCTATGGGGTGCATCTCTGGAACAAAAAAAGCCGAGGAAACCGTGTACAGGAGGGTTCCTTTTTGGAACATCTTCAGGTAGAGTACTGTCCAACAACTAATAGCTTGATGAAGATGTATCTTTAA